A single Tumebacillus sp. BK434 DNA region contains:
- a CDS encoding TetR/AcrR family transcriptional regulator — translation MARERKFTTEQLFEEVRDQLLTHGYESLTFGTLAEKLEVSRGTLYKYYENKEDLISDYMTYEVDKVLDQFRQIPEQDGFAAQFDYLIDVIFQHSMIHQIMSRVHQMPREATPKATENQQKIDEFHRSLYQMLHGFLQLGRQERLLNTNLPDGLILGMIFQTINIPNHFGIPHEDWIRSIKEMLCHGMLTK, via the coding sequence GTGGCACGGGAAAGAAAGTTTACGACAGAGCAATTATTCGAAGAAGTGCGAGACCAGCTGCTCACACATGGCTACGAGAGCCTGACCTTTGGGACTTTGGCTGAAAAACTCGAAGTCTCACGCGGCACGCTGTACAAATACTATGAGAACAAGGAAGATCTCATCTCCGACTACATGACGTACGAAGTCGACAAAGTCCTCGACCAGTTCCGCCAGATTCCCGAGCAAGACGGGTTTGCGGCGCAGTTTGACTATCTGATCGATGTGATCTTCCAACATAGCATGATCCATCAAATCATGAGCCGCGTCCATCAGATGCCCCGTGAAGCCACCCCAAAAGCGACGGAGAACCAGCAAAAGATCGACGAATTCCATCGCAGCTTATATCAAATGCTGCACGGATTTCTCCAACTGGGCCGCCAAGAACGGTTGTTGAACACCAATCTGCCGGACGGTCTGATCCTCGGCATGATCTTTCAGACGATCAACATCCCCAATCATTTTGGCATTCCGCATGAGGACTGGATTCGCTCGATCAAAGAGATGCTCTGCCACGGAATGCTCACCAAATAA